The following coding sequences are from one Paraburkholderia caballeronis window:
- a CDS encoding carboxymuconolactone decarboxylase family protein, protein MDAVGKLGEAAPALLEGYAALDGAAARGGVLDAKTRELIALAVAVTTRCDGCIAVHSAAAQKAGASREEVAEALAVAIALNAGAALVYSARALDAFGQQTG, encoded by the coding sequence ATGGACGCCGTCGGCAAGCTGGGCGAAGCCGCGCCCGCGCTGCTCGAAGGTTATGCGGCGCTCGATGGCGCGGCCGCGCGCGGCGGCGTGCTCGATGCGAAGACGCGCGAGTTGATCGCGCTCGCGGTGGCCGTCACGACGCGCTGCGACGGCTGCATCGCGGTGCATTCGGCGGCCGCGCAGAAAGCGGGTGCGAGCCGCGAGGAAGTTGCGGAGGCGCTGGCGGTCGCGATCGCATTAAACGCGGGCGCGGCGCTCGTTTATTCGGCGCGCGCGCTCGACGCGTTCGGCCAGCAGACCGGCTGA
- a CDS encoding acyl-CoA dehydrogenase family protein yields the protein MKPDLPAIPRPAAADDDPLRYVERLLDTLDVPVGSDTIGPASRTLTRSLPTLPQPGDGQTLLRWRMLAAIAARDLSLVKIYEAHADAAAILAELGAAQPGRGTVWAVWAAQMPDAVVRIVRRDGELARLTGVKAWCSGAAFATDALVTCTGDDGRPWLGAVELAQPGVEVVTRGWHAVGMHATGSVEVHFDDAAARLVGRPNAYLERAGFWFGAAGIAACWYGAAAALATRLAHAATRRDDPHLRAHLGAADAALSAARALLRETAEQIDRAPTSDALAPALRVRAAVETAVEAVLHATARGLGAAPFCRDRRFARMAADLPVFVRQSHAEHDLATLGGALAADAATEREAWSL from the coding sequence ATGAAGCCCGACCTGCCCGCCATTCCCCGCCCCGCCGCTGCCGACGACGATCCGCTGCGCTACGTCGAACGCCTGCTCGACACGCTCGACGTGCCGGTCGGCAGCGACACGATCGGCCCGGCGAGCCGCACGCTCACGCGCTCGCTGCCGACGCTGCCGCAACCGGGCGACGGGCAGACGCTGCTGCGCTGGCGCATGCTCGCGGCGATCGCCGCGCGCGACCTGTCACTGGTGAAAATCTACGAAGCGCACGCGGACGCCGCCGCGATCCTCGCGGAACTCGGCGCCGCGCAGCCGGGACGCGGCACCGTGTGGGCCGTATGGGCGGCGCAGATGCCGGATGCGGTCGTGCGGATCGTCCGGCGCGACGGCGAACTCGCGCGGCTGACCGGCGTGAAGGCGTGGTGCTCGGGCGCGGCGTTCGCCACGGACGCGCTCGTCACCTGCACCGGCGACGACGGCCGGCCGTGGCTCGGGGCGGTCGAACTCGCGCAGCCGGGCGTCGAAGTCGTCACGCGCGGCTGGCACGCGGTCGGCATGCACGCGACCGGCAGCGTCGAAGTGCATTTCGATGACGCGGCCGCGCGGCTCGTCGGCCGTCCGAATGCGTATCTGGAACGCGCGGGGTTCTGGTTCGGCGCGGCCGGCATCGCCGCCTGCTGGTACGGCGCGGCGGCCGCGCTCGCGACCCGCCTCGCGCACGCGGCCACGCGGCGCGACGATCCGCATCTGCGCGCGCATCTCGGCGCGGCCGATGCCGCGTTATCGGCCGCCCGCGCGCTGTTGCGCGAGACCGCTGAGCAGATCGACCGCGCGCCGACATCGGATGCGCTGGCGCCCGCCTTGCGGGTCCGCGCGGCGGTCGAGACCGCCGTCGAAGCGGTGCTGCATGCGACGGCCCGCGGCCTCGGCGCGGCGCCGTTCTGCCGCGACCGCCGGTTCGCGCGGATGGCCGCCGACCTGCCGGTGTTCGTGCGCCAGAGCCACGCGGAGCACGACCTCGCGACGCTCGGCGGCGCGCTCGCGGCCGACGCCGCAACGGAGCGCGAAGCATGGTCTCTCTGA
- a CDS encoding TetR/AcrR family transcriptional regulator — protein sequence MRVSREQVAENRQKILAAASRLFRERGFDAVTVADVMKAAGLTHGGFYGYFRSKDDLIAQTLAHVYAQGAAAETDVARYAANYLSPSHRDNLAGGCPTAALGAETVRQSPDARAAMANGLRQQIERLSRGIPGLQAAQARKAAIGSWSAMVGAVILARLVDDPALSDEVLEATRSWIGERNAPDEKMKSR from the coding sequence ATGAGGGTGAGTCGCGAGCAGGTTGCCGAAAACCGGCAGAAGATTCTGGCCGCCGCGAGCCGTCTGTTCCGCGAACGCGGCTTCGACGCGGTGACGGTCGCCGACGTGATGAAGGCCGCTGGCCTCACGCATGGCGGTTTTTATGGCTATTTCAGGTCGAAGGACGACCTGATCGCGCAAACGCTCGCGCACGTGTACGCGCAGGGCGCGGCCGCAGAAACGGATGTTGCGCGTTATGCGGCGAACTATCTGTCGCCGTCGCACCGGGACAACCTCGCGGGCGGCTGCCCGACTGCCGCGCTCGGCGCGGAAACGGTGCGCCAGTCGCCCGACGCGCGCGCGGCGATGGCGAACGGACTGCGGCAACAGATCGAGCGTCTGAGCCGGGGTATTCCCGGCCTGCAGGCAGCCCAGGCGCGAAAAGCCGCGATAGGCAGTTGGTCCGCGATGGTCGGCGCGGTGATCCTCGCGCGCCTCGTCGACGACCCGGCGCTGTCCGACGAGGTGCTAGAAGCGACACGCTCATGGATCGGCGAGCGCAATGCACCCGATGAAAAAATGAAATCGCGGTGA
- a CDS encoding VWA domain-containing protein — MNLPSTNQTPVARAFAAARRWSVAAALPFIAAALWMPPLHLPRDTFSYIATFDVTQSMDTDDVSLDGAPASRLGFAKASMRDALGRLPCGSKVGWSVFAGERTLLLLPPIEVCANYDALLSSLAAIDGRMRWTNWSRIAEGGVWSAVRTARQAGPGVAVLFFTDGQEAPPLLPSNQRPWTEGHVVKGWLIGVGGTEPVPMPKSDANGNRIGFWRADDVIQVPRVPGEPAAGESHEELSSLRGPYLAATAARVGFSYRRLTDAASLGDALTDPRFGHREPVPVDVRALPACIALLLLVWRYLPERAAWRTAARAFRRPFQRPAPRGTTAGGANTPYSRSR; from the coding sequence GTGAACCTGCCCTCGACGAATCAAACGCCGGTCGCGCGCGCGTTCGCCGCCGCGCGGCGCTGGTCGGTCGCGGCGGCGCTGCCGTTCATCGCGGCCGCGTTGTGGATGCCGCCGCTTCACCTGCCGCGCGACACGTTCAGCTATATCGCGACGTTCGACGTCACGCAGAGCATGGATACCGACGACGTGTCGCTCGACGGCGCGCCCGCAAGCCGGCTCGGGTTCGCGAAGGCGTCGATGCGCGATGCGCTCGGCCGCCTGCCGTGCGGATCGAAGGTCGGCTGGAGCGTGTTCGCCGGCGAGCGCACGCTGTTGCTGCTGCCGCCCATCGAGGTCTGCGCGAACTACGACGCGCTGCTGTCGTCGCTCGCGGCGATCGACGGCCGGATGCGCTGGACCAACTGGAGCCGCATCGCCGAAGGGGGCGTCTGGTCGGCGGTGCGGACCGCGCGCCAGGCCGGCCCCGGCGTCGCGGTGCTGTTCTTCACCGACGGCCAGGAAGCGCCGCCGCTGCTGCCGTCGAACCAGCGGCCGTGGACCGAGGGCCACGTCGTCAAAGGCTGGCTGATCGGCGTCGGCGGCACCGAGCCGGTGCCGATGCCGAAGTCCGATGCGAACGGCAACCGCATCGGCTTCTGGCGCGCGGACGACGTGATCCAGGTGCCGCGGGTGCCGGGCGAGCCGGCCGCCGGCGAGAGCCACGAGGAACTGTCGTCGCTGCGCGGCCCGTATCTCGCGGCGACCGCCGCGCGGGTCGGCTTCTCGTACCGGCGGCTGACCGACGCGGCGTCGCTAGGCGACGCGCTGACCGATCCGCGCTTCGGCCATCGCGAGCCGGTGCCGGTCGACGTGCGGGCGCTGCCCGCGTGCATCGCGTTGCTGCTGCTCGTGTGGCGTTATCTGCCCGAACGCGCGGCGTGGCGAACCGCGGCACGCGCATTCAGGCGGCCGTTTCAGCGTCCAGCGCCGCGCGGCACAACGGCCGGCGGAGCGAACACGCCGTACTCGCGTTCGAGGTAA
- a CDS encoding quinoprotein dehydrogenase-associated putative ABC transporter substrate-binding protein, which produces MRNRQSVFRLAALCAALSCASLASGAARADGPALPNNDGADGVLRVCADPHNMPLSNDKGEGYENRIASQMAHDFGYKLEYTYFPQRMGFVRHTLREKDEGSDRYKCDLVIGVPKGYDMTATTRPYLRSTYAMVFAKKPELAGVNSPDDLLKLPPDVLHKLRFGIFTQTPAVDWLLAHGLIDQAQSYQVQSGDPQAYPGEMIEHDLDQGNVDVVFVWGPIAGYFASREGDKVKLVPFGATPGIRFDYQISMGVRHGEQAWHDKVDSWIGANGSTIDSILTSYQVPLLKPIDSNQGKPAGGDQ; this is translated from the coding sequence ATGCGTAACAGACAATCCGTATTCAGGCTGGCGGCGCTGTGCGCCGCGTTGAGCTGCGCGTCGCTCGCGAGCGGCGCGGCCCGCGCGGACGGCCCGGCGCTGCCGAACAACGACGGCGCCGACGGCGTGCTGCGCGTGTGCGCGGACCCGCACAACATGCCGCTGTCGAACGACAAGGGCGAAGGCTACGAGAACCGGATCGCGAGCCAGATGGCGCACGACTTCGGCTACAAGCTCGAATACACGTATTTTCCGCAGCGGATGGGCTTCGTGCGCCATACGCTGCGCGAGAAGGACGAGGGCTCGGACCGCTACAAGTGCGACCTCGTCATCGGCGTGCCGAAGGGTTACGACATGACGGCGACCACGCGGCCGTATCTGCGCTCGACGTATGCGATGGTGTTCGCGAAGAAACCCGAACTCGCGGGCGTGAACTCGCCGGACGACCTGCTGAAGCTGCCGCCCGACGTGCTGCACAAGCTGCGCTTCGGCATCTTCACGCAGACGCCGGCGGTGGACTGGCTGCTCGCGCACGGGTTGATCGACCAGGCGCAGTCGTACCAGGTGCAGAGCGGCGACCCGCAGGCATACCCCGGCGAAATGATCGAGCACGATCTCGACCAGGGCAACGTCGATGTGGTGTTCGTGTGGGGGCCGATCGCCGGCTACTTCGCGAGCCGCGAGGGCGACAAGGTGAAGCTCGTGCCGTTCGGGGCCACGCCCGGCATCCGCTTCGACTATCAGATCTCGATGGGCGTGCGGCACGGCGAGCAGGCGTGGCACGACAAGGTGGACAGCTGGATCGGCGCGAACGGCAGCACCATCGACAGCATCCTGACGAGCTACCAGGTGCCGCTGCTGAAGCCGATCGACTCGAATCAGGGCAAGCCGGCAGGCGGCGATCAATGA
- a CDS encoding DUF58 domain-containing protein, whose product MDVLREFHYRLPGRAGGFRPGSHPGTSFGVGQAFALHARLFDHPDPRRVDLRASLRSVPREWLVRLNLQRVAVPVHLLIDVSASMHFGSRRTKLASAAEFAAALGYSAFRAGDRVGMLAFDDAPRDDLYLPARYGRATGDAMAAALLRCEPPQREPGSGIDGLARTFGRIAGEAGLVFVVSDFHWPLDGLPAALDLLVNACVVPMVVWDDAEVEPPASGALLRVHDAETGAPRTLWLRERTRASWRERVAQRRATLVRAFGQRGIRPFWMNGGFDADRLTQYFEEIAA is encoded by the coding sequence ATGGACGTGCTACGCGAATTCCACTACCGCCTGCCCGGACGCGCGGGCGGCTTTCGTCCCGGCTCGCATCCGGGCACGAGCTTCGGCGTCGGCCAGGCGTTCGCGCTGCATGCGCGGCTCTTCGATCATCCCGATCCGCGCCGCGTCGATCTGCGCGCGAGCCTGCGCTCGGTGCCGCGCGAATGGCTCGTGCGGCTGAACCTGCAACGCGTCGCGGTGCCGGTGCATCTGCTGATCGACGTATCGGCGTCGATGCACTTCGGCTCGCGGCGCACCAAGCTGGCGAGCGCCGCGGAGTTCGCCGCGGCGCTCGGTTATAGCGCGTTTCGCGCCGGCGATCGCGTCGGCATGCTCGCGTTCGACGACGCGCCGCGCGACGACCTGTATCTGCCCGCGCGCTACGGCCGTGCGACCGGCGACGCGATGGCGGCCGCGCTGCTGCGTTGCGAGCCGCCGCAACGCGAGCCGGGGTCCGGCATCGACGGACTGGCGCGCACGTTCGGCCGTATCGCGGGCGAAGCGGGGCTGGTGTTCGTCGTGTCCGACTTTCACTGGCCGCTCGACGGGCTGCCGGCTGCGCTCGATCTGCTCGTGAACGCCTGCGTGGTGCCGATGGTCGTGTGGGACGATGCGGAGGTCGAGCCGCCTGCTTCGGGCGCGCTGCTGCGCGTGCACGATGCGGAGACCGGTGCGCCGCGTACGCTGTGGCTGCGCGAACGGACGCGTGCATCCTGGCGCGAGCGCGTGGCGCAGCGGCGCGCGACGCTCGTGCGCGCGTTCGGCCAGCGCGGCATCCGGCCGTTCTGGATGAACGGCGGGTTCGATGCGGACCGGCTCACGCAATACTTCGAGGAGATCGCGGCATGA
- a CDS encoding AAA family ATPase, whose amino-acid sequence MSADERLQDWRRDALRLEEEVTKSVIGQQTVVRLINIALFARGHVLLEGGVGVGKTTVLRAFARAVGGDFARVEGTIDLMPGDLVYHTYVDAEGRPHIEPGPLLRHGESLTTFFFNEINRARPQVQSLLLRAMAERSVSAFDREYRFPSMTVFADRNKVEKEETFELASAARDRFLFELNMPTPADDDVRRAVVFDPAYHDPDTLLQRITPGIVQWQQLNDVGVAIQRSVTASDTITRYVLDIWRATETPRAFGIELDNVDMDRLIVAGASPRGISALVRAARVVAWLAERTHLLPDDIHAVLLPALGHRVFFSPVYELRRAELADSLIAQIVAKVAVP is encoded by the coding sequence ATGAGCGCCGACGAACGGCTGCAAGACTGGCGCCGCGATGCATTGCGGCTCGAAGAAGAAGTCACGAAGAGCGTGATCGGCCAGCAGACGGTCGTCCGGCTCATCAACATCGCGCTGTTCGCCCGCGGGCACGTGCTGCTGGAAGGCGGCGTCGGCGTCGGCAAGACGACCGTGCTGCGCGCATTCGCGCGCGCGGTCGGCGGCGACTTCGCGCGGGTCGAAGGGACCATCGACCTGATGCCCGGCGACCTCGTCTATCACACGTACGTGGACGCGGAAGGCCGCCCGCATATCGAGCCCGGCCCGCTGCTGCGCCACGGCGAAAGTCTCACGACGTTCTTCTTCAACGAGATCAATCGCGCGCGTCCGCAGGTGCAGTCGCTGCTGCTGCGCGCGATGGCCGAGCGGTCGGTGTCCGCGTTCGATCGCGAATACCGCTTTCCGTCGATGACGGTGTTCGCCGATCGCAACAAGGTCGAAAAGGAAGAGACGTTCGAACTCGCGTCGGCCGCGCGCGACCGCTTCCTGTTCGAACTGAACATGCCGACACCCGCCGATGACGACGTGCGCCGCGCGGTCGTGTTCGATCCCGCGTATCACGATCCCGATACGCTGCTGCAACGCATCACGCCCGGCATCGTGCAATGGCAGCAGTTGAACGACGTCGGCGTCGCGATCCAGCGAAGTGTAACCGCGAGCGATACGATTACCCGCTACGTGCTCGACATCTGGCGCGCGACCGAAACGCCGCGCGCGTTCGGCATCGAACTCGACAACGTCGACATGGACCGGCTGATCGTCGCCGGCGCGAGTCCGCGCGGCATCAGCGCGCTGGTGCGCGCGGCGCGCGTCGTCGCGTGGCTCGCGGAGCGCACGCATCTGCTGCCCGACGACATCCATGCGGTGCTGCTGCCCGCGCTCGGGCATCGCGTGTTCTTCTCGCCTGTGTACGAACTGCGGCGCGCCGAACTGGCCGATTCGCTGATCGCGCAGATCGTCGCGAAAGTCGCGGTACCGTGA
- a CDS encoding LysR family transcriptional regulator yields the protein MNFIRTLTLRQLQIFSVAARHMSFARAADELHLTQPAISMQIRQLEDAAGLPLFERIGRRLALTEAGEKLTHHASRILGEIKDAEDTMTSLKQADSGSIAVGIVSSATCFAPKLLARYSQQYPRVDVHFLVGNREMLLRLLQDNAIDLAIMGRPPPELDTIAEPLARHPHVLIAPVEHPLANARRFDLQELRAETFLLREPGSGTRIAAEDMFRQHLFTPAKIVTLGSNETIKQAVMAGMGVSLISLHTLLLELRTNEIALLDVNGTPVERTWQIVHMRAKQLSPTGTVFRRFLLEHAAPYLEREYGVFAPPAVVPRGAGR from the coding sequence GTGAACTTCATACGCACGCTGACGCTGCGGCAGTTGCAGATATTTTCGGTCGCCGCGCGGCATATGAGTTTTGCGCGCGCGGCGGACGAACTGCATCTGACGCAGCCCGCCATCTCGATGCAGATCCGTCAGCTCGAAGACGCGGCGGGCTTGCCGCTGTTCGAGCGGATCGGGCGGCGGCTCGCGCTGACCGAGGCCGGCGAGAAGCTCACGCATCACGCGAGCCGCATTCTCGGCGAGATCAAGGACGCCGAGGACACGATGACGTCGCTGAAGCAGGCGGACAGCGGCTCGATCGCGGTCGGCATCGTCAGCTCCGCGACGTGCTTCGCGCCGAAACTGCTCGCGCGTTATTCGCAGCAGTATCCGCGCGTCGACGTGCACTTTCTCGTCGGCAATCGCGAGATGCTGTTGCGGCTGCTGCAGGACAACGCGATCGACCTCGCGATCATGGGGCGGCCGCCGCCCGAACTCGACACGATCGCGGAACCGCTCGCGCGCCATCCGCACGTGTTGATCGCGCCGGTCGAGCATCCGCTCGCGAACGCGCGGCGCTTCGATCTTCAGGAACTGCGCGCTGAAACGTTTCTTTTGCGGGAGCCGGGCTCCGGCACGCGGATCGCGGCCGAGGACATGTTCCGCCAGCACCTGTTCACGCCCGCGAAAATCGTCACGCTCGGCAGCAATGAAACGATCAAGCAGGCGGTGATGGCGGGGATGGGCGTGAGCCTGATTTCGCTGCATACGCTGCTGCTCGAACTGCGTACCAACGAGATCGCGCTGCTCGACGTGAACGGCACGCCGGTCGAGCGCACATGGCAGATCGTGCATATGCGCGCGAAACAGCTATCGCCGACCGGCACCGTGTTTCGCCGCTTTCTGCTCGAACACGCCGCGCCTTACCTCGAACGCGAGTACGGCGTGTTCGCTCCGCCGGCCGTTGTGCCGCGCGGCGCTGGACGCTGA
- a CDS encoding DUF4148 domain-containing protein yields the protein MKSLIKAVAVAAVLVVPAVSFAQSNQPLTRAEVRNQLIQLEKAGYRPNLNDPHYPDDIQAAQARVQQNGAEATGYGPVAAGSSQSGGGHDGAATSYSPPIYNAR from the coding sequence ATGAAGTCGCTTATCAAGGCTGTTGCGGTTGCCGCTGTGCTCGTCGTGCCGGCGGTTTCGTTCGCTCAATCCAATCAACCGCTGACCCGCGCCGAAGTGCGCAACCAGCTGATCCAGCTGGAAAAGGCCGGTTATCGTCCGAACCTGAACGACCCGCATTATCCGGACGACATTCAGGCCGCGCAGGCCCGCGTGCAGCAGAACGGCGCCGAAGCCACCGGTTATGGCCCGGTCGCGGCCGGCTCATCGCAAAGCGGCGGCGGTCACGACGGCGCGGCGACCAGCTATTCGCCGCCGATCTACAACGCGCGTTAA
- a CDS encoding vWA domain-containing protein produces MNLAFDFAHPWLLVLLPLALLPLLRRRGDTLPFAAVALLPDDRAGRIAARLLRACGALAIAAIVLGLAGPGRSHLQLLRTGSGAEILILMDRSASMDEPINRTSIYAQNEAKNTVARRSLTRFIEERPNDRFALMMFGISPLVSMPLTGNHGAVADALDATRIGRGLPDTQLDRGLIAAIAQFDGRPQLARRAIVLVSDGGATLDDDARARIAEGLVRNRIALYFVYLRSGPLSPNLNATTPATGSMSAEAQLHRFFLSLHTPYRLFQAGDADAMADAMAEISRQQHFPVSFVEQLPRQDASRACYAIAFAAALLLVLARLAQVRSWQ; encoded by the coding sequence ATGAATCTCGCATTCGACTTCGCGCACCCGTGGCTGCTCGTGCTGCTGCCGCTCGCGTTGCTGCCGCTGCTGCGCCGGCGCGGCGACACGCTGCCGTTCGCCGCCGTCGCGCTGTTGCCGGACGACCGCGCGGGCCGCATCGCCGCGCGGCTGCTGCGCGCGTGCGGCGCGCTCGCCATCGCCGCGATCGTGCTCGGCCTCGCCGGCCCGGGCCGCTCGCATCTGCAATTGCTGCGCACCGGCAGCGGCGCGGAGATCCTGATCCTGATGGACCGCAGTGCGAGCATGGACGAGCCGATCAACCGCACCAGCATCTACGCGCAGAACGAAGCGAAGAACACCGTCGCGCGCCGCTCGCTGACGCGCTTCATCGAAGAACGCCCGAACGACCGCTTCGCGCTGATGATGTTCGGCATCAGCCCGCTCGTGTCGATGCCGCTCACCGGCAATCACGGCGCAGTGGCCGACGCGCTCGACGCGACGCGGATCGGCCGCGGCCTGCCCGACACGCAGCTCGATCGCGGACTGATCGCCGCGATCGCGCAGTTCGACGGCCGGCCGCAACTCGCACGCCGCGCGATCGTGCTCGTCTCCGACGGCGGCGCGACGCTCGACGACGACGCGCGTGCGCGCATCGCGGAAGGACTCGTGCGCAACCGGATCGCGCTGTACTTCGTGTATCTGCGCAGCGGCCCGCTGAGCCCGAACCTGAACGCGACGACGCCGGCCACCGGCTCGATGTCCGCCGAGGCGCAACTGCATCGCTTTTTCCTGTCGCTGCACACGCCGTATCGTTTGTTCCAGGCCGGCGACGCCGATGCGATGGCCGACGCGATGGCCGAGATCAGCCGGCAGCAGCATTTCCCGGTGTCGTTCGTCGAGCAGTTGCCGCGCCAGGACGCGAGCCGCGCGTGTTATGCGATCGCGTTCGCGGCCGCGCTGCTGCTGGTGCTCGCGCGACTCGCGCAGGTGAGGAGCTGGCAATGA
- a CDS encoding SDR family NAD(P)-dependent oxidoreductase produces the protein MAAQPAVLITGASTGIGAVYADRFAKRGHDLVLVARDRARLEELAKRLRADYRVKVDIVRADLTNRDDLAQVEARLRDDASIGVLVNNAGSTAAGTFVEQGVENVARVIDLNATALARLAAAVAPRFVREGRGSIVNIGSVVGLAPEFGMTVYGATKAFVQFLSQGLHLELGPKGVYVQAVLPSATRTEIWDHAGRDVNSLAAVMEVGDLVDAALVGYDRRETITIPPLPDAAQWAAYDSARAAMVPNFLQALPAGRYRNVK, from the coding sequence ATGGCTGCTCAACCTGCTGTGCTGATTACCGGTGCGTCCACGGGGATCGGCGCGGTGTATGCCGACCGCTTCGCGAAGCGCGGGCACGACCTCGTGCTGGTCGCGCGCGACCGCGCGCGTCTGGAGGAACTCGCGAAGCGCCTGCGCGCGGACTATCGCGTGAAGGTGGACATCGTTCGCGCGGACCTCACCAATCGCGACGACCTCGCGCAGGTCGAAGCGCGGCTGCGCGACGACGCAAGCATCGGCGTGCTGGTGAACAACGCGGGTTCGACGGCGGCCGGCACGTTCGTCGAGCAGGGCGTCGAGAATGTCGCGCGGGTCATCGACCTGAACGCGACCGCGCTCGCGCGGCTCGCGGCGGCGGTCGCGCCGCGCTTCGTCCGGGAAGGCCGCGGCTCGATCGTCAACATCGGCTCGGTGGTCGGGCTCGCACCGGAATTCGGCATGACCGTTTATGGCGCGACGAAGGCATTCGTGCAGTTCCTGTCGCAAGGACTGCATCTCGAACTCGGGCCGAAGGGCGTTTATGTGCAGGCGGTGCTGCCGTCCGCGACGCGCACCGAAATCTGGGACCACGCGGGCCGCGACGTGAACTCGCTGGCGGCGGTGATGGAGGTCGGCGATCTGGTCGATGCGGCGCTGGTCGGTTACGACCGTCGCGAGACGATCACGATTCCGCCGCTGCCGGATGCCGCGCAATGGGCCGCGTACGACAGCGCGCGCGCGGCGATGGTGCCGAATTTCCTGCAGGCGCTGCCGGCCGGGCGGTATCGCAACGTGAAGTGA
- a CDS encoding glycosyltransferase: MIGIVIPAHNEADLLARCLRAACTATARHHAHSGEIARIVVVLDACSDGSDAICAAFDVDTIAVDARNVGIARARGTAHLLDRGARWLAFTDADSMVAPDWLSEQLALGADAVCGPVDIDDWSAHPPQTRDAFARAYVDADGHRHVHGANLGVSAAAYRLAGGFEPLECAEDVALVCALLAAGVRVAWSARPRVVTSARRIARVRGGFADTLARMG, from the coding sequence ATGATCGGCATCGTGATTCCCGCGCACAACGAAGCCGACCTGCTCGCTCGCTGCCTGCGCGCCGCGTGTACGGCGACCGCACGCCATCATGCGCACAGCGGCGAGATCGCGCGGATCGTCGTCGTGCTCGACGCGTGCAGCGACGGCAGCGACGCGATCTGCGCGGCGTTCGACGTCGATACGATCGCCGTCGATGCGCGCAACGTCGGCATCGCGCGCGCCAGAGGCACTGCACATCTGCTCGATCGCGGCGCACGCTGGCTCGCGTTCACCGACGCGGACAGCATGGTTGCGCCCGACTGGTTGAGCGAGCAACTGGCGCTCGGCGCGGACGCGGTATGCGGGCCGGTCGACATCGACGACTGGTCCGCGCATCCGCCGCAAACGCGCGACGCGTTCGCCCGCGCGTATGTCGATGCGGACGGCCACCGGCACGTGCACGGCGCAAACCTCGGCGTCAGCGCGGCCGCGTACCGGCTCGCGGGCGGCTTCGAGCCGCTCGAATGCGCGGAGGACGTCGCGCTCGTCTGCGCGCTGCTCGCGGCCGGCGTGCGCGTCGCGTGGAGCGCGCGGCCGCGCGTCGTCACCAGTGCGCGGCGGATCGCGCGCGTGCGCGGCGGCTTCGCGGACACGCTCGCGCGGATGGGCTGA
- a CDS encoding SAM-dependent methyltransferase, translating into MVSLTTAARARYFDAKFAADDDPWRYRDSWYERRKRDLVLAALPHARYRSAFEPGCANGELSAHLAPRCERLLSADFAPTALALAQRRVARFAHVSVERRAMPDDWPAGRFDLIVISEFAYYLSREQCATLADLGCASLEAGGTLLCCHWRHGGEAWMLDPADVHARFDARDALHRHTRIEDRDFLLDVWTRETDTPPLPPPEHDA; encoded by the coding sequence ATGGTCTCTCTGACCACCGCCGCACGCGCGCGCTACTTCGACGCGAAGTTCGCGGCCGACGACGACCCCTGGCGCTATCGTGACAGCTGGTACGAGCGCCGCAAGCGCGACCTCGTGCTTGCCGCGCTGCCGCATGCGCGTTACCGCTCGGCGTTCGAACCCGGATGCGCGAACGGCGAGTTGTCCGCGCACCTTGCGCCGCGCTGCGAGCGCCTGTTGAGCGCCGACTTCGCGCCGACCGCGCTCGCTCTCGCGCAACGCCGCGTCGCGCGTTTCGCGCACGTCAGCGTCGAGCGCCGCGCGATGCCGGACGACTGGCCGGCGGGCCGCTTCGATCTGATCGTCATCAGCGAATTCGCGTACTACCTGAGCCGCGAGCAATGCGCGACGCTGGCCGACCTCGGATGCGCATCGCTCGAAGCGGGCGGCACGCTGCTGTGCTGTCACTGGCGACACGGCGGCGAGGCGTGGATGCTCGATCCGGCCGACGTCCATGCGCGATTCGATGCGCGCGACGCGCTGCACAGGCACACCCGCATCGAGGATCGCGACTTCCTGCTCGACGTGTGGACCCGCGAAACCGATACGCCCCCCCTCCCACCACCGGAGCACGACGCATGA